From one uncultured Methanoregula sp. genomic stretch:
- a CDS encoding tetratricopeptide repeat protein, which yields MPVREVVELLKKGKALAKRTKYKEAIAYFENALRLDSRNAESWCLRGTVFIETGKYKEGLADCEKAISIDQNYEEAWSKKALALFHLEQYEAALMASTRASTLNGNDVSAWYIKGVCLDELGKSDEAQVAYGKSLELEIILDMEAEQKRMRR from the coding sequence ATGCCAGTGAGAGAAGTTGTCGAACTGCTCAAGAAGGGAAAAGCCCTTGCAAAGCGGACAAAATACAAGGAGGCCATTGCCTATTTCGAGAATGCACTGAGGCTCGACTCTCGCAATGCTGAAAGCTGGTGCCTGAGGGGGACGGTGTTTATTGAAACCGGTAAGTACAAGGAGGGCCTTGCCGATTGTGAAAAAGCCATATCCATTGACCAGAATTACGAGGAAGCCTGGTCAAAGAAAGCTCTTGCACTCTTCCACCTTGAGCAGTATGAGGCCGCACTGATGGCGAGCACCCGGGCCTCGACCCTGAACGGCAATGATGTGTCTGCCTGGTACATCAAAGGGGTCTGTCTCGATGAGCTGGGCAAAAGTGATGAAGCACAGGTAGCCTATGGCAAGTCCCTTGAGCTCGAGATCATCCTTGACATGGAAGCCGAGCAAAAGCGGATGAGAAGATAG
- a CDS encoding ferritin: MLSKTMEEALNTQVNREFYSSYLYLAMSAYFESANMKGFAHWLRIQAKEERTHGEKIYDYILARGGKISLGAIEAPKAKWASAGKVFEEVYAHEQKVTGMINNLVEHAIKEKDHASFEMLQWFVKEQVEEEANASDILAQIRIVGDVPGHLFYLDHHLGKRG; this comes from the coding sequence ATGCTTTCCAAGACCATGGAAGAAGCCCTGAACACGCAGGTAAACCGGGAGTTTTACTCGTCCTACCTTTACCTTGCAATGTCTGCATATTTTGAATCCGCCAACATGAAAGGATTCGCACACTGGCTGCGTATCCAGGCAAAAGAAGAGCGGACGCACGGCGAAAAGATCTACGACTACATTCTTGCCCGGGGAGGAAAGATCTCGCTTGGAGCAATCGAAGCCCCGAAAGCCAAGTGGGCTTCCGCAGGAAAAGTATTCGAAGAGGTCTATGCCCACGAGCAGAAAGTGACCGGGATGATCAATAACCTGGTCGAACATGCCATTAAGGAAAAGGATCATGCCTCATTCGAGATGCTCCAGTGGTTCGTCAAGGAACAGGTTGAGGAAGAAGCAAATGCGAGCGACATCCTGGCACAGATCCGGATCGTTGGCGATGTGCCCGGCCACCTTTTCTACCTCGATCACCATCTCGGGAAGAGAGGATAA
- a CDS encoding DUF362 domain-containing protein, with protein MKSPVYFASIRAHSDHESTTAKVQRLFDRAGFPELIRPQDKTAIKLHFGETGNDGFISPVYVRQVVEKVKECGGLPFLTDTNTLYLGSRSNAVEHIGTAVLHGFDYAVAGAPVIIADGLNGKNIHKVTIRKKHFEEVSIAGDIAAADSLIVLSHFKGHVVSGFGGAIKNLAMGCAPPEGKRAQHNARPFTIPEKCTGCASCMKVCPNGAITVKKKKSVISQDLCIGCFECMHACPEHAIDIDWETEIPRFIERMAEYAYGALQGKENKAGFMNFLIRITPDCDCFPFSDAPIVPDIGILASRDPVAIDAASFDLVNQQQGFVDSLLTAHHHKGGDKFKGVHAQTDGFRQVEYAEEIGMGSGTYDLITI; from the coding sequence ATGAAGAGTCCGGTCTATTTTGCTTCCATCCGAGCGCATTCCGATCATGAATCCACCACGGCAAAGGTGCAGCGGCTATTCGACCGTGCCGGTTTTCCCGAGCTTATCCGGCCGCAGGACAAGACCGCGATAAAACTCCATTTCGGCGAGACGGGCAATGACGGGTTCATCAGCCCGGTCTATGTCCGGCAGGTTGTTGAGAAAGTCAAAGAGTGCGGGGGCCTGCCGTTTCTTACGGATACGAACACGCTGTACTTAGGCAGCCGCTCGAATGCCGTTGAGCATATCGGGACTGCAGTCCTTCACGGCTTCGATTACGCGGTTGCCGGGGCGCCGGTCATAATCGCTGACGGTCTCAATGGCAAAAATATCCACAAGGTGACTATCCGGAAGAAGCATTTCGAGGAGGTCTCGATTGCCGGGGACATTGCAGCAGCAGACAGCCTGATCGTTCTCAGCCATTTCAAGGGCCATGTGGTCTCCGGCTTTGGCGGGGCTATCAAGAACCTTGCCATGGGATGTGCACCGCCGGAAGGGAAACGGGCGCAGCACAATGCCCGGCCGTTCACGATTCCGGAGAAATGCACCGGGTGTGCTTCATGCATGAAAGTCTGCCCGAACGGTGCTATCACGGTGAAAAAGAAAAAATCGGTCATCAGCCAGGATCTCTGTATTGGTTGTTTTGAGTGCATGCATGCCTGTCCCGAGCATGCGATAGATATTGACTGGGAAACCGAGATCCCCCGGTTTATTGAGCGGATGGCAGAGTACGCCTACGGTGCTCTCCAGGGAAAGGAGAACAAGGCGGGGTTCATGAACTTCCTCATCCGCATAACTCCCGACTGCGACTGTTTCCCGTTTTCCGATGCCCCGATTGTACCGGATATCGGCATCCTCGCATCCAGGGACCCGGTGGCAATCGATGCGGCCAGTTTCGATCTCGTGAACCAGCAGCAGGGGTTTGTGGATTCCCTGCTCACCGCCCATCACCACAAAGGCGGGGATAAATTCAAAGGCGTCCATGCCCAGACGGACGGGTTCCGGCAGGTGGAGTACGCTGAGGAGATCGGAATGGGATCCGGCACGTACGATCTCATCACAATCTGA
- a CDS encoding glutamate synthase-related protein has translation MNLRQPNANEATGTVNRSRNVAPCSGICTRCLDGCKGSCEIWLSSFRGREVLYPGPFGEITAGADKNYPIDYSHLNIQGYAEGAKGLPEGTEIGPDSAVFTSVDTETEYGWDKKVQLKVPIFTGALGSTEIARANWEHFAVGAAISGITLVCGENVCGIDPGLKLDAKHKVKESPEMDRRISLYKKFHNKYGEILVQMNVEDTRLGVAEYVASKHNLDTIELKWGQGAKCIGGEIKVKTLERAIELKKRGYIVLPDPTVKENQAAFKAGAIKEFERHSRLGFVTKEGFLEEIDRLRDIGFKRVTLKTGAYSMVELAMALRYCSEARIDLLTIDGAPGGTGMSPWPMMNEWGIPTFYLQALTYEFAQKLEKKGFRVPDLAMAGGFSDEPGVFKALAMGSPYFKAVCMGRGLMIPGFVGKNIEKWIKDGDLPKSVSKYGNNVNEIFVCYEELKEKYGNKMKEIPMGAVGVYTYASKFRTGLQQLMAGSRNFRLSTITRDDLMALTEEAAGVSGIEYVMSARYDEAMGQLLD, from the coding sequence ATGAATCTTAGACAGCCAAATGCAAATGAAGCAACGGGAACGGTCAACCGCTCACGGAATGTTGCACCGTGCTCCGGTATCTGTACCCGGTGCCTTGACGGATGTAAAGGCAGCTGTGAGATCTGGTTATCATCGTTCCGCGGCAGGGAAGTCCTCTATCCCGGCCCGTTCGGTGAGATCACCGCTGGTGCCGATAAGAATTACCCGATTGACTATTCCCACCTCAATATCCAGGGATATGCAGAAGGGGCAAAGGGACTTCCCGAAGGAACCGAGATCGGCCCGGACTCAGCGGTTTTCACCTCCGTTGACACCGAGACCGAGTACGGCTGGGACAAGAAAGTCCAGTTGAAGGTCCCGATCTTTACCGGTGCACTCGGTTCGACCGAGATTGCACGGGCAAACTGGGAACACTTCGCTGTTGGTGCAGCAATCTCCGGTATCACGCTTGTCTGCGGTGAGAACGTCTGCGGTATCGACCCCGGCCTGAAACTTGATGCCAAACACAAAGTCAAGGAATCCCCCGAGATGGACCGCCGGATCAGCCTGTACAAGAAATTCCACAACAAGTACGGTGAGATCCTCGTCCAGATGAACGTCGAGGACACCCGCCTAGGCGTTGCCGAGTACGTTGCAAGCAAGCACAACCTCGACACCATCGAGCTCAAGTGGGGACAGGGCGCCAAGTGCATCGGCGGCGAGATCAAAGTCAAGACCTTAGAGCGCGCCATCGAGCTCAAGAAGCGCGGCTACATCGTCCTCCCCGACCCGACCGTCAAGGAGAACCAGGCTGCATTCAAGGCCGGCGCCATCAAGGAATTCGAGCGCCACTCGCGCCTCGGCTTTGTTACCAAGGAAGGTTTCCTCGAGGAGATCGACCGGCTCCGCGACATCGGTTTCAAGCGTGTAACGCTCAAGACCGGTGCATACTCCATGGTCGAACTCGCCATGGCACTCCGATACTGTTCGGAAGCCAGGATCGACCTCCTGACCATCGACGGTGCCCCCGGCGGTACCGGCATGAGCCCGTGGCCGATGATGAACGAATGGGGTATCCCGACATTCTACCTCCAGGCACTCACCTACGAGTTCGCCCAGAAACTCGAGAAGAAGGGCTTCCGCGTCCCCGACCTCGCCATGGCTGGTGGGTTCTCCGATGAGCCCGGCGTCTTCAAGGCACTCGCCATGGGTAGCCCCTACTTCAAGGCAGTCTGTATGGGCCGCGGCCTCATGATCCCCGGATTCGTTGGCAAGAACATCGAGAAGTGGATCAAGGATGGCGACCTGCCGAAGTCTGTCTCCAAGTACGGCAACAATGTCAACGAGATCTTTGTCTGCTACGAGGAGCTCAAGGAGAAGTACGGCAACAAGATGAAGGAGATCCCCATGGGCGCAGTCGGTGTCTACACCTATGCATCCAAGTTCCGCACCGGCCTCCAGCAGCTCATGGCAGGCAGCAGGAACTTCCGGCTCTCGACCATCACCCGCGACGACCTCATGGCACTGACCGAGGAAGCAGCCGGTGTCTCGGGCATCGAGTACGTCATGTCCGCACGGTACGACGAGGCCATGGGCCAGCTGCTCGACTGA
- a CDS encoding P-II family nitrogen regulator encodes MKQIIAILREEQVENTKQSLIATGVPGVTLLYVTGRGQQKGKVSARELGESLSRNMRMQIENAPSCNDSTDAGTGMTGSQVHPDTEFAFGFLPKRMLIIVAYDEDVSRIVQAIVNVNQTGRHGDGRIFICPMISAMRVRTGELGDKALS; translated from the coding sequence ATGAAGCAGATCATCGCCATCCTCCGGGAAGAACAGGTTGAAAATACCAAACAGTCCCTTATAGCCACCGGTGTCCCGGGGGTGACACTCCTGTATGTCACCGGCCGGGGCCAGCAAAAGGGGAAAGTCAGCGCACGGGAACTGGGCGAATCCTTAAGCAGGAATATGCGGATGCAGATTGAAAACGCCCCGTCCTGTAACGACTCAACGGATGCCGGAACCGGAATGACCGGGTCACAGGTACACCCGGATACGGAGTTTGCATTCGGTTTCCTGCCAAAACGAATGCTCATTATCGTTGCGTACGATGAGGATGTCAGCCGGATTGTTCAGGCGATCGTGAATGTCAACCAGACCGGCCGGCATGGCGACGGGAGGATCTTCATCTGCCCGATGATCAGTGCCATGCGGGTCAGGACAGGGGAACTGGGCGACAAGGCACTGTCATAA
- a CDS encoding P-II family nitrogen regulator, producing the protein MKMIWAVIRPESTQRVVNALDAAGIAGMTRLHVTGHGKEMGITFGAVHYTEIPKEMLMIVVPDGKVAKTVSIIRAEAKTREKNKPDEGTIGDGKIFITYVEDNFAIRTAGKAGGT; encoded by the coding sequence ATGAAAATGATCTGGGCCGTGATCCGGCCGGAATCAACGCAACGGGTGGTTAACGCGCTCGACGCTGCCGGAATAGCGGGGATGACCCGCCTTCATGTAACCGGACACGGCAAGGAGATGGGAATTACGTTTGGTGCAGTTCACTACACGGAAATTCCCAAGGAGATGCTGATGATCGTAGTACCGGACGGCAAGGTGGCAAAAACAGTCAGCATCATCCGGGCAGAAGCGAAGACCCGGGAGAAAAACAAACCTGATGAAGGTACTATCGGCGACGGAAAAATATTCATCACCTACGTTGAGGATAACTTCGCGATCCGTACTGCCGGCAAGGCAGGCGGAACCTGA
- a CDS encoding P-II family nitrogen regulator: MKLVKTIIKPERFEFVKKALEEKGFKGMTVSEVKGRGEQKGITLEYRGGLMTVDMLPKIQIEIVVREKDLDILIATLTESARTGKIGDGKIFVVPVEKSIRIRTGETEV; encoded by the coding sequence ATGAAACTGGTAAAAACAATCATCAAACCGGAACGATTCGAGTTCGTCAAAAAAGCACTGGAGGAAAAAGGATTCAAAGGGATGACTGTTTCAGAAGTCAAAGGACGTGGTGAGCAGAAAGGAATCACCCTTGAATACCGCGGAGGTCTGATGACGGTCGATATGCTACCCAAGATCCAGATCGAGATTGTTGTACGGGAGAAAGATCTCGATATACTGATTGCTACCCTTACGGAATCCGCCCGCACCGGGAAGATTGGGGATGGCAAGATCTTTGTCGTGCCTGTTGAAAAGTCGATCCGGATCCGCACCGGAGAAACGGAGGTGTAA